Below is a genomic region from Piliocolobus tephrosceles isolate RC106 unplaced genomic scaffold, ASM277652v3 unscaffolded_375, whole genome shotgun sequence.
TTGTATGAACACAGTGTATAATAATGcagcacaaacaaaacaaatgttcatcaactgtttatgttatcaggaAGCCTTCCAGCCAATGGTGGGATATTAGTAGCTAAGGTGAAGGAATCAAAAGTTATACTCAGATCTTCAACTGCACAGGGATCAGAGTCCCTCACCCCCACATTATTCATGGGTCAACTGTAATTCTTtatttactaaatataaaaaattattataaaaatgaaataaaagatccATTTGTATAACAAGTTCAATTTGTTATAATGTGACTATAGAGGAAACCTACAACATACTAACTTAAAaatcctttttcttatttatgcaaaaatattatATAGGATTGTAGGGATCATgattaaataatgaattttttcaGACAATAATGTTTGAGCTTATAAACTAGCTACAACTACCTTCTtaaataaatctgaatttcaaactaaataagttaaatttaaaaaattaatttacttatgtaaatacacatatacacatgcaattcatacatatttttaaaccgGCCTTTTTTGATTAACTACCTTAATCTTGTatcttacttttcattttctcatcaaGAGTAGGATCaccaagagaaataagaaattcaCTATCAGAAGTCTTACCTGGATTGCCATTTTTAAGCATCTTCTTTTTATGTTCTGAAATTTGTTGTTTAATTCTATGTatacaaaagtaataaataaaattgctattttaatactgaaataaaaaatatttaccaaacataTTAAATTCTAAAACAATTTCAGGCAATATCAGACCTATTATCAGAATTTTAATGTCCCatacatttcaaattttttaaccTTATAAGCTGATTAAGCTtataattaaagaagaaaaaaagtgaagtacTCATAAATGGAGGAAGCACAGCTCAGTAAGTTAACTCTAGTTAGCAGGACCTCATGCAAAGTGTCCTGCACTCAGAATAAGTCCTCGCTCTGGAACCAATAGGTATTTTGTTTACAGACAAGTTGCTTCTCCTAGGCTCCATGGTTTCTTCTAAAAAACAAGGATTTTGCTACCTTACCTCACTAGGTTGTTAGTAAGATGTAATGAGATTACATGTttaaatctcatttaatttaatttattattaaatctcatttaatttaatttaatttaataatgagATTACATGTTTACTATTTCAGAGAAATAGTAAAGCAATGGAATAATTTATTCTTGAACGTTATTGCTGAAACCATTTTGGAATCCCAAATAAAGCTTGGTGTGTGTTTTTCTGTAAGTCCTAATATTCAACTGTTGcagttttcagaaaatgttattaagtgCTAATTTTGGTTATTAGTTGGATTTATTGTGGCTTGTAATTCAGGGCATTTTTACCTAATTAATAACttattactaaaatatatatatatatatatatatatctcattaaAATAGATTAATTGTCTCCTATCACTGAGCTCATCAATCACACCAAGGGCAGAAAACTAATAGGTATCAAAACCTGGCTTGGACAACTACCACTCCTTCTCTACCTCCTCAAACTCTGAGCCAGCAGATCTGTGCTAGGATGCTGGATCTCCATGGTCCTCTCCAACTAACAGACAAGACAAAATCCTGCTTTGATTGTTTTTCAGATCCATGAAGGAAACGCAAGTTGACATTTTCTCATTCCCAAGACATGTACTAACAACATGTAACATCCCCTTACTACTCAGCTCTGTtctctccaacaacaacaaaataagtaagtaaagcTCATCACAGATATATAGTGTAATGACTCAGAGAGTTCAAAAGACATcgctgggccaggcacggtggctcacgcctctaaccccagcactttgggtggccgaggtgggtggatcacctgaggtcaggagttcaagaccagcctggccaacatggcaaaaccctgtttctactaaaaacataaaaagtaaccaggcgtggtggtgggtgcctgtaattccagctacttgggaagctgatggagactgcaatgagctcAGATCACACAAAgctagactctgcctcaaaaaaacaaacaaaaaaagacatcacTGAATTAATTATCACTCTGGTTCACTAATTTATGCCCATGTGCCTAGCCCATGGAACGGGGGTAGTCTCCTCAAAGGATGCGGGCCTTCAGGGGCAGCATTACTCTGTGTGTCTGTTGCTTGCTGAAAGATACAAGAACTCCACATTACCCAGGCATACCTTAAATCCAGTTGGGCACCAATCCACAAACTGGATGGTGCGCTTGGTCTTGACGGTGGTGATGGCCGCGTTGACATCTTTCGGGACCACATCCCCCCTGTACAACATGCAGTATGCCATGTACTTGCCATGGCGAGGGTCACACTTGACCATCTGATTGGCTGCTTCAAAGCAGGCACTGGTGATCTCGGCCACGGACAGCTGCTCATGGTAGGCCTTCTCGGCTGAGATGACTGGGGCGTAGGTGGCCAGGGGGAAGTGGATGCGGGGATACCGCACTAGGTTGGTCTGGAATTCCGTCAAGTCCACATTCAAGGCCCCATCAAATCGCAGAGAGGCCGTGATGGAGGACACAATCTGCCCAATCAGACGATTAAGGTTGGTGTACGTGGGACGCTCAATGTCCAGGTTGCGCGGACGTATGTCATAGATGGCTTCATTGTCGACCATGAAGGCGCAGTCAGAATGTTCCAGGGTCGTGTGGGTGGTCAGGATGGAGTTGTAGGGTTCCACCACGGCCGTGGAGACCTGAGGGGCTGGGTAAATGGCAAACTCTAGCTTGGACTTCTTGCCATAATCCACTGAGAGCCACTCCATGAGCAGAGATGCAAACCCAGAGCCAGTGCCGCCCCCGAAGCTGTGGAAGATGAGGAAGCCCTGCAGTCCCGTGCACAGATCCGCCTGAGAGAAACCAGACAACATGAGCCAATGCCCGTGGAAGCCACGCCACCAACCTCCACCAAGCCAGTGCCACTTCTCTTTGCCTCTGAAGACTTGATATGGATTCAAATCATCCATAATAAACACACAGTACACTCTGAAGCAAAGAAAAGCAGACAAAGATCTACAGACAAATCACCATGCATGCCTCAGACTAAGACCATTTCAGACTCAATCAGACTCAAGATGCTGGtctaagttttttctttctctttttttttttttttttttgagatagagtctcactctgttgctccggctggagtgcaatgccatgagctcggctcagtgcaacctctgtctcctgggctcaagccattctcctgcctcagcttcctgggtagctgggactacaggcaggcaccaccatgcctcactaatttatgtatttttagtaaagacagggtttcaccatgttggccaggctggtctcaaactcttgacttcaggtgactgcccaccttggtctcccaaagtgttgggattacaggcgtgagtcaccagaTCCGGCCAAAGTGCTGGTGTAAGTTTTGACAAAATGACCTCCCCTTCACAATCCAAGATCTACCCTCCTGTGCAGGACAATGGTCACATGAAGCCTTCTCTTCTTACCAGTTTGCGGATCCGGTCCAGGACCAGGTCGACAATCTCCTTGCCGATGGTGTAATGGCCTCTGGCGTAATTATTGGCCGCATCTTCCTTCCCGGCGATCAGCTGCTCTGGGTGGGAGAGCTGCCTGTAGGTTCCTGTGCACACTTCATCTACAAGAGACCGAATGTACTGTGAATCTTTAAGGCCTGTACTCACCAAGATGAACACATTCCAGGACTGTTCACTTCTACAAAGTACATGCTATTCAAAGTACATGACCTACATGTTGCAGCTCAACAGTGGCAGTGTCTGGTAGAAAATATCTCTGTGTGATAACCAAAGTGCAAATGTGTGATAATCAAACTGCAATTTATGACTCTAGGAAGTTAAACTCAGCTTGCAGTAAATGTCAGCACTACCAGTTCCCAGTGAAGGGAAATAAGCTGTAGCACCCACACACAGGTAATTCTACAGGTACATAATTCTTTCCTACATGTAGCTACATCAAAGGCTGTAAGTTAAAACTCTTATAAACTGGGAAGTCACCAGGTCAATGTGACTTCTGCAGCAGTCCCATCAGGGCACCCTGTGTGGCCTGGGCCCCACAGGCTTTCAGGTGACACTGTCATCTCATATGGGGCCACTGAAAGGGGCTGTCTCTTTGCAGTTCTTCTTGGAAACTACCTTGGGCTGCTAATCTGGAGAAAGCAAATGACTGTGCTGTAGTTAACCTTCTATGCCTAAGATGCAGGTCAAGACTCTCGTGCACCAGCATAAGAGAGTGCACACCATTCAGGAGGGAACCAATGCCACTGTGCCCTGCAGGCAGGGCCACCTGAGCAGGGCTGCGGCAGCCAGAGGGAATGGCTCCACAGCCCATCTTATTGCTGCCAAAGCAGCTTTTCTCTGTAGGTCAGGTTTTCCTAAATGAGGAGCCGAGTCTCACAGATACTTTAATCATGAACCTTTCAGTTTCTCTCTTAACAACACCATAGGCATATGCTTGTCTATCTCATACCTTCTGCAGGAGGATTCAAAGGAGCCCACATGGGGCTTTACCGATGATGCTCTCCCACCCTCCCAGGAAAGCTGCCATCCAGGGCCCGAGCACCTACCAACCACAGTGGGCTCCAGGTCCACAAACACTGCTCTGGGCACGTGCTTGCCAGCCCCAGTCTCACTGAAGAACGTGTTGAAGGAGTCGTCCCCGCCACCAATGGTTTTATCACTTGGCATCTGACCATCGGGCTGAATTCCATGTTCAAGGCAGTACAGTTCCCAGCAGGCATTGCCGATCTGGACACCTGCCTGCCCCACGTGGATAGAGATACACTCGCGCTGTGAACCAGAACATAAATGTAGACCCATTCATTTCAAGGCAACTTGAAGCTATATGGCATGcaaaatattctaatttaatatttgtatagTGCTTCAGTATCTGGTGCTTTCACGATTGATATTTCCTAGGAGGGTTAGGTGACTGACCCCTTAATCCCTGTGAAAACTTCCTTGCTCTAAACCATCCTAGCTGCTAAGTTCGAGAGGTAGCCCTAGAACCTAACGTTTGCCACTACacaaaaattagattattttaaaacttggaaGCCATGTAATGCCAATAATCAACCCCACATTACAGCCAGTCACAGTAATGCTCTGAAGAGTACACAGCAGGTTTTGATTATGTCCTGATCAAAGGATAAGGTAATTGGGTTGGGTGAAGAAATACAGAGTAGGTCCCAGGTCACTGTGGTCCAAGCCCAGGTGTTCAGTATGTGTCCTCTCTCTGCTCCCCCAGATCTACCCTCCATCATTCACCACCTGCTCTTTGCTCCCAGAGGCTGACCCATGAGGACAGTGTCAGAGGCCTATCTTGTCCTCTGGCTTTGTGCTGATTTGTTCAATGACAGGCAGCAGCAGGAGaccaggaggctggaggaggcatcAGGGTACTCTCCCCTTGGCCCCTTCCTGCTCAACTTTCATGGGTGATCCAAATCCCTCCATCAAGGCCACATTTTTGGCAGGTGGCCCTCTTCATAAAGTTACCCTCTCAAGTTTTTGTAAGCAcaccctcccctccaccccttGAAGCCTAGGAGTGTAATGGCTCCCAGACGTCATCAGTGCTGGGACACTGCACTGTCCTTTGGTGGTTTCTTTAAACCCTGCcaagccggttgtggtggctcatgcctgtaattccagcactctggaaggctgagctgagatcacttgggaccagtttgagaccagcctgggcaactatgaaaaaaaaaaaaattattattattttttgaaacaagagtctcactctgtcacccaggctggagtgcagtggcacaatctcagctcactgcagcctctgcctccagggttcaagcaattctcttgcctcagcctcccaagttcaagcaattctcttgcctcagcctcccaagtagctgggactacagaccactatgcccagctgattttttctatttttagtagagacggggtttcaccatggtagccaggatagtcttgagctcctgaccttgtgatatgcccgcctcagcctcccaaagtgctgggattacaggcatgagccaccgcacccacctgaaaaatttaaacattagccaggtgtggtggcacctgtagtcccagctactcaggaggctgaggcaggaggatcactggagctcaggggttcaagactgcaatgagctgtgatcctgcaactgtgctccagcctgggcaacagagctgttaagccatctcaaaaaaaaaaaaaaagatacttgacaGACCACGGCCATAGCTATTCAGACTTGGGACTTGCAAATCTGTTCTTTAGGTGAATGtgttggttgctttttttttttttttttttttttttttttgaggcacggtgtctctcttgtcacccaaactggagtgcagtggcaccaccatgactcactgcagcctggcagtcctgggctcagctgatcctcccacctcagcctcccgagtagctggaaccacagatcCACGCCACCACCCtgggaatttttgtatttttagtagaaaagggttttcaccatattggccaggctggtgcgGAGCCCCTGACCTCAGAGGATCccccgcctccacctccccaacggctgggattccaggcgtgagccactgtgcccacccaccGTGTTGCTTTTAGGTGAATGAGGCAATGTTTTAGCAGCGTCTGGGCTTTAATTTCTGATCTGACCAATGTCCACAGCCCCAGTCTCCATCAGCTAAGGCTCCTGGGGTTCCTGAGTGGTTTCCAGTAGCACTGAGCCGTTTGGAGACCGGAAAGCGGGAGCAGCGCCCTCTTGTCTTCAGGGGGTGACACCACTGTTTGCTCTCTGGGGGAAGGGACACCGTCAATGCTCCCTGTCCACCGACTCAAGGCCGGCAGCTTCCTCTAAAACAAAAGCTGCCGTCCCTGCCCTGGAGCCTGCAGACCCAGTATACGACCCCGTGTCCTGCCCTGGGCCCCGCGTCCTTCTCTGGCCTCCTCTCTGCACCCGCAACAGCATCCCTCCGTCCAGCCACCTCAAGAGGCCAACTTCGtccaccctccagcctggacgTCTGCGGGTGAGGAGTGACCAGGCCTTACCATGTTCAGCTCCACCGCTGCTGCAGTCCGACGCTACTACTTGACAGCAACGGCCGCTGCAGCTGCACACGCGCAACTACAGCCTCCCACCGCACACTGTCTGCGATTGGCCCGCTGGTGCCAGGCCACCATTGGTCCAGAGCTCTGGGGAGGCGGGCCAAGGCTCGGATCCCAGTTTCAATTGGCTGTTGCTCAATAAACGTAGTGCAGACGCCCTCTGATTGGATGCAGGATTGGCGGGAAGGCAGCAGTCTCAGAGGGGTCCCTCTGATTGGATGCAGGAGCCGCGGGAAGGCCGTGTGGTCAGAGGGCAGTGCTTGGGCTGAGACGTTTCTGGAGGTCCTCTGAGCTGGGTTGGAGCAGCTACTGCGTCTTTGTGGGTAGAGGAACATTGCTTTGTAAGTAAGCTCTCAGCCTGGCAGTGGCTTGACCAAAAACTTGTGCCACTGCCTCCTCCCCAGTTGCCCCAGGCTGGCTCCTCTGGAGGTGCCTTATTCAGATCTTTGCAAACAGGGCCACCTTTGAGAGGCCTTCCGGGCATCTACCCAACTCTCAGCAGCATTGCAATCACCCCACCTTCCCACCCGGCACCCGGGAAGTGGCGGGATTCGATCACTTCTGTGATCTGAAAGGAAAAAGTGGGTGGGTctcggtggctgacgcctgtaatcccatcacttcggAGGCagagacgggtagatcacctgaggtcaggagttcgagaccagcctgaccaacatggtgaaatcccatctctactaaaaatacaaaaactagccgggcatggtgggcgcacctgtaatcccagctactcgggaggctgaagcaggggaattgcgtgaacccgggaggcagaggttgcagtgagctgagatcacactgcatcctgggcgagactccgtctcaaacaaacaaacaaacaaaaaattatatattcagctactcaggaggttgaggcagaagaatggcttgaacccaggaggtagaggttgcagggagctgagattgcaccattgtacaccagcttgggcaacaagattgagactccatctcaaaaaaaaaaaaaaagaatgtagtaTATAATACACTGAACCTACAAACTAAGTGTtcattgactgtttatgttatgaataaggcttctggtcaacagttggctatcagtagttaagttttgTGGGAGTCCaaatttatatgtgaattttctaCTATGTCCCTACACCCCACATTGttcaagaggaaaggaaaggaaaacattagAATGAACCATGTGGGATTGGACTGAAATGGAGAGTGTCAGTAAGAACTTGGGATTTTCAACATATTTTGATACTGAAATTTGGATTAATGTAAGCAGGTATGTATGCGtatttatgtatatgcatatatttctcTGCTCTGTTCCAGGAGGAAGCCTGGGAGCAATGAGAACCCCCCATAGCCATATACACATCTGCTTCAACTAGTggccagatcttggtttctaaatatcatTCTCCCCTAAAAAAAATTTGGTCTGCCAGAAAAATGGCTGATTTCAGGGCTGGGGAAGAGAAAGTAGATGATAAGCTTGGAAGACTGTGTggcataaaataaagaaaagcttaAAGAATAATGGCAAAGCATCAAAAAGACACGAAGTCAGCCTGAAATGGCTATCACTGGCCAAGTCTGGGGGTATCTGAACACCAACATAATGTTTTCCCTTCTCccctgtttgtctgtttgttttgttttattttttaatccatgtaGAAGGcatgaaagaataagaaaatcatCATGCAGCCACCATCAGGCCAGCATCACTCATCATAATTAAATTCAAGCAAGAACCATCaatgcagccaggtgtggtgactcatgcctgtaattccagaactttgggaagctgaggctgggcagatcctttgagcccaggagcttgagaccagcctaggcaaataG
It encodes:
- the LOC111528325 gene encoding tubulin alpha-3 chain-like, giving the protein MPSDKTIGGGDDSFNTFFSETGAGKHVPRAVFVDLEPTVVDEVCTGTYRQLSHPEQLIAGKEDAANNYARGHYTIGKEIVDLVLDRIRKLADLCTGLQGFLIFHSFGGGTGSGFASLLMEWLSVDYGKKSKLEFAIYPAPQVSTAVVEPYNSILTTHTTLEHSDCAFMVDNEAIYDIRPRNLDIERPTYTNLNRLIGQIVSSITASLRFDGALNVDLTEFQTNLVRYPRIHFPLATYAPVISAEKAYHEQLSVAEITSACFEAANQMVKCDPRHGKYMAYCMLYRGDVVPKDVNAAITTVKTKRTIQFVDWCPTGFK